A single Harpia harpyja isolate bHarHar1 chromosome 6, bHarHar1 primary haplotype, whole genome shotgun sequence DNA region contains:
- the TEF gene encoding thyrotroph embryonic factor isoform X4, translated as MPCHIPSISDWPCCKLLSYKEKEKIKLEEDEAAAASTMAVSASLMPPIWDKTIPYDGESFHLEYMDLDEFLLENGIPSSPTHLDLNQNPLLPVAELEGKESASASTGSPASSSSTAVYQQSEAASSTESPPQNERNTPSPIDPDCVEVEVNFNPDPADLVLSSVPGGELFNPRKHKFTEEDLKPQPMIKKAKKVFVPDEQKDEKYWTRRKKNNVAAKRSRDARRLKENQITIRAAFLEKENTALRTEVAELRKEVGRCKNIVSKYETRYGPFDLSDSE; from the exons ATAAAGAGAAGGAGAAGATAAAGCTTGAGGAAGAtgaggcagcagctgccagcactaTGGCAGTCTCGGCTTCCCTTATGCCACCCATTTGGGACAAAACTATTCCTTACGATGGCGAGTCTTTCCACCTGGAGTACATGGATCTGGATGAGTTCCTGCTGGAGAATGGAATTCCTTCCAGCCCTACTCACCTGGATTTGAACCAAAATCCACTCTTGCCTGTGGCTGAGCTGGAAGGAAAGGAGTCTGCCAGTGCTTCCACTGGTTCTCCTGCATCATCCTCTTCCACTGCAGTTTACCAGCAATCTGAAGCAGCCTCCAGCACAG AGTCCCCACCACAAAATGAGAGAAATACTCCCAGTCCCATTGATCCTGACTGCGTAGAAGTTGAGGTGAATTTTAACCCTGACCCTGCTGATTTAGTGCTGTCCAGTGTGCCTGGTGGTGAGCTCTTCAATCCTCGCAAGCACAAGTTTACTGAAGAGGACCTGAAACCACAACCAATGATTAAAAAAGCCAAGAAGGTTTTTGTCCCAGATGAGCAAAAG GATGAGAAATATTGGACAAGGCGAAAGAAGAATAATGTGGCAGCAAAGCGTTCCCGTGATGCTCGGCGATTAAAGGAGAATCAGATCACAATTCGCGCAGCCTTTCTTGAGAAAGAGAATACAGCCCTGAGGACGGAGGTTGCAGAGCTGCGCAAGGAAGTGGGACGATGCAAGAACATTGTTTCTAAATACGAGACCAGATACGGACCCTT TGACTTATCTGATTCCGAGTGA